Proteins from a single region of Vulgatibacter sp.:
- the atpE gene encoding ATP synthase F0 subunit C produces MIQLALAFLGAGLGAGLAVIGAAYGIGRLAAAAMEGTARQPASAGDIRTSMIIAAALVEGATLFALVVCILLATKAA; encoded by the coding sequence GTGATTCAGCTCGCACTCGCCTTCCTCGGCGCCGGCCTCGGCGCTGGCCTCGCCGTCATCGGCGCCGCCTACGGTATCGGCCGCCTCGCTGCGGCAGCAATGGAGGGCACCGCCCGCCAGCCCGCTTCGGCCGGTGACATCCGCACCTCGATGATCATCGCCGCGGCGCTCGTCGAAGGCGCGACCCTCTTCGCGCTCGTGGTCTGCATTCTCCTCGCGACCAAGGCTGCCTGA
- a CDS encoding sigma-54-dependent transcriptional regulator, with protein sequence MTTRRLLVVDDEPSIRFVLEKALGKAGFEVDTAASAEEARERLAAERYAVALLDVRLPGDSGFTLLEELQREKRRPLVVVMTAQDTLRAAVTAMRLGAEDYLVKPFDLDRVVAVVRELAARAPQGATPAPAPEAVSPALVGASPAMVEVSKQVGRAAATDLTVLVVGESGTGKELVARAIHEHSARARRPFVTVNAAAIPRELLESELYGHEKGAFTGAEARRKGKFEQADQGTLFLDEIGEMPVELQAKLLRAIQERSVDRIGAEHPVPVDVRLVAATNADLGRMVADGRFRGDLFYRLSVLVIRLPPLRERPDDLLPLARHFVARHAGALVGAEVQVEEGAAAALQEHRWPGNVRELENVVQRALLAARGGTITAADLRRAIGAAGEIPGAAAAPGEESFEAAIARTLPQVIEHLPEGSVHATVFERVERQLLELAMSRFAGNQLQAARWLGINRNTLRARLTTLGIGTGRI encoded by the coding sequence ATGACCACCCGGCGCCTCCTCGTCGTCGACGACGAGCCCTCGATCCGCTTCGTCCTGGAGAAGGCCCTCGGCAAGGCCGGCTTCGAGGTCGACACCGCCGCCTCCGCCGAGGAGGCGCGGGAGCGCCTCGCCGCCGAGCGCTACGCGGTGGCGCTCCTCGACGTGCGGCTCCCCGGCGACAGCGGCTTCACCCTCCTCGAAGAGCTGCAGCGCGAGAAGCGCCGCCCGCTGGTGGTGGTGATGACCGCGCAGGACACGCTCCGCGCCGCGGTCACGGCGATGCGCCTCGGCGCCGAGGACTACCTGGTCAAGCCCTTCGACCTCGACCGCGTCGTCGCCGTGGTGCGCGAGCTCGCCGCGCGGGCGCCGCAGGGCGCAACGCCGGCCCCAGCGCCGGAGGCGGTCTCGCCGGCGCTGGTCGGCGCATCGCCCGCGATGGTCGAGGTCTCCAAGCAGGTGGGCCGCGCCGCCGCCACCGACCTCACCGTTCTCGTGGTCGGCGAGAGTGGCACGGGCAAGGAGCTGGTCGCCCGCGCGATCCACGAACATTCGGCCCGGGCCCGGCGCCCCTTCGTCACCGTCAACGCCGCGGCGATCCCCCGCGAGCTCCTCGAGAGCGAGCTCTACGGCCACGAGAAGGGCGCGTTCACCGGCGCCGAGGCCCGGCGGAAGGGCAAATTCGAGCAGGCCGACCAGGGCACGCTCTTCCTCGACGAGATCGGCGAGATGCCGGTGGAGCTGCAGGCCAAGCTCCTCCGCGCCATCCAGGAGCGCAGCGTCGATCGCATCGGCGCCGAGCATCCGGTGCCGGTCGACGTGCGCCTCGTCGCCGCGACCAACGCGGACCTGGGGCGGATGGTGGCCGACGGTCGCTTCCGCGGCGACCTCTTCTACCGGCTCTCGGTGCTGGTGATCCGGTTGCCCCCGCTCCGCGAGCGACCCGACGACCTCCTCCCGCTCGCCCGCCATTTCGTCGCCCGCCACGCCGGGGCCCTGGTGGGCGCCGAGGTGCAGGTCGAGGAGGGTGCCGCAGCGGCGCTGCAGGAGCACCGCTGGCCCGGCAACGTGCGCGAGCTCGAGAACGTGGTGCAGCGGGCGCTGCTCGCAGCGCGGGGCGGGACGATCACCGCTGCGGACTTGCGTCGGGCCATCGGCGCCGCAGGCGAGATCCCCGGTGCTGCTGCCGCGCCGGGTGAGGAGAGCTTCGAGGCGGCCATCGCCCGCACCCTGCCGCAGGTGATCGAGCACCTGCCGGAGGGGAGCGTGCACGCCACGGTCTTCGAGCGGGTCGAGCGGCAGCTCCTCGAGCTGGCGATGAGCCGCTTCGCCGGCAACCAGCTCCAGGCTGCCCGGTGGCTGGGGATCAACCGGAACACCCTCCGGGCCCGCCTCACCACTCTGGGGATCGGGACCGGCAGGATCTGA
- a CDS encoding vWA domain-containing protein → MRRMLLVALGAAAIAGCGMSEADAGIGGSPHWSGEPGGAPWHGGEQYQQVGENPFVETAQDARATFGVDVDTASYALMRRDLHGGYLPHVDGVRVEEYLNYFSYGYEPPVDEAFAAHLEAAPSPFGEGLHLLRVGLQARSVAERGRANLVFLVDVSGSMDEPDKLPLVKRTLSILLDELRPDDTVALVVYSGAVGTVLEPTPASMRSVIQQAIDRLGASGSTNGEGGIRAAYELAQRHFEDQGINRVILATDGDFNVGLYGDPLIDLIQEKRASGVYLTTLGFGSGNYNGAQMERLAAHGNGNYAYVDGIGEAERVVRRDLLSTMVVVAEDTKVQLTFDPQVVKRHRLLGYENRAIDDDDFVKDDVDTGDVGAGHDVTALLEIELQPGALESDAALATLAIRYQPPGAATDTEMTAELRTGDVLASFDEASASTRFAAAVAEYAEILRRSSHSIGADFAQVRAIAAPLVGGDADRAEFVELVDTAAGIWR, encoded by the coding sequence ATGCGGCGGATGCTTCTGGTGGCGCTGGGTGCGGCGGCGATTGCTGGCTGCGGCATGAGCGAGGCCGACGCGGGCATTGGCGGCTCGCCCCACTGGTCGGGCGAGCCCGGCGGCGCCCCCTGGCACGGCGGCGAGCAGTACCAGCAGGTCGGCGAGAACCCCTTCGTCGAGACCGCGCAGGACGCCCGCGCCACCTTCGGCGTCGACGTCGACACCGCCTCCTACGCGCTGATGCGCCGGGACCTCCACGGCGGCTACCTCCCCCACGTCGACGGCGTCCGGGTGGAGGAGTACCTGAACTATTTCTCCTACGGCTACGAGCCCCCGGTGGACGAGGCCTTCGCCGCGCACCTCGAGGCGGCGCCCTCGCCCTTCGGCGAGGGGCTCCACCTCCTCCGCGTCGGCCTCCAGGCCCGCAGCGTGGCGGAGCGGGGCAGGGCCAACCTCGTCTTCCTGGTCGACGTCTCCGGCTCGATGGACGAACCCGACAAGCTCCCGCTGGTGAAGCGCACGCTCTCGATCCTCCTCGACGAGCTCCGCCCCGACGACACGGTGGCGCTGGTGGTCTACTCCGGCGCGGTGGGCACCGTGCTCGAGCCCACCCCCGCCTCCATGCGCAGCGTGATCCAGCAGGCGATCGATCGCCTCGGCGCGAGCGGCTCCACCAACGGCGAGGGCGGGATCCGCGCCGCCTACGAGCTGGCGCAGCGCCACTTCGAGGACCAGGGGATCAACCGCGTCATCCTCGCCACCGACGGCGATTTCAACGTGGGGCTCTACGGCGATCCGCTCATCGATCTGATCCAGGAGAAGCGGGCGAGCGGCGTCTACCTCACCACCCTGGGCTTCGGCAGCGGCAACTACAACGGCGCGCAGATGGAGCGGCTCGCCGCCCACGGTAACGGTAACTACGCCTATGTGGATGGGATCGGCGAGGCGGAGCGCGTGGTGCGCCGCGATCTGCTCTCCACCATGGTGGTGGTGGCGGAGGACACGAAGGTGCAGCTCACGTTCGATCCGCAGGTGGTGAAGCGCCACCGTCTCCTCGGCTACGAGAACCGCGCCATCGACGACGACGACTTCGTGAAGGACGACGTGGACACCGGCGACGTGGGAGCGGGCCATGACGTCACCGCGCTCCTCGAGATCGAGCTGCAGCCCGGCGCCCTGGAGAGCGACGCGGCCCTCGCCACCCTGGCGATCCGCTACCAGCCCCCCGGCGCCGCCACCGACACCGAGATGACCGCGGAGCTGCGCACCGGCGACGTGCTCGCCTCCTTCGACGAGGCTTCGGCCTCCACCCGCTTCGCCGCAGCGGTCGCGGAGTACGCCGAGATCCTCCGCCGCAGCAGCCACAGCATCGGCGCCGACTTCGCGCAGGTCCGCGCGATCGCAGCGCCCCTCGTCGGCGGCGACGCCGACCGGGCGGAGTTCGTCGAGCTCGTCGACACCGCGGCGGGGATCTGGCGGTAG
- a CDS encoding HEAT repeat domain-containing protein yields MRLTVRVVAALLCVSFAGACSKGDPNDPQTWVKQLSAEEKAAKLAALEKLADLGDKSVSSAIVPLLQEGGEVKVQAVKTLAKLGDPASVPALIDAIDLGVGAGSDPAIKRANEANKEIAEALAELGDKSAVEPLSKLAERSKDSYAKIAAINALGELGDSKAVPKLVEIATDEGLEPYVNKKAVQALGNIGDPGAVPAIKKMLFHERKGISFYSESSFAAYQIGIKAAEPLLVVLEGKDESLNKWADEHDIYREALYAKAAQVLGDLNEERAVPTLIKYLNYSRPGSDPDAIDPTTLIVRRQAADALSRMRVKGAVDTLVKNLKEEEGNLRAVYADALVAIGDRKALSGLESCALKGNVLDKSNHARKGCYVALSRLGDEKTLATWEKWEKAEPAASVKGCMREVEYDDAKGKEAAQQHCDELGANVVKILADNKARLVAYNECKADVACWSGKLKDENPLVRERAAIELGHIADPASMPALLAALADKNLEARFAAIMAVDWVASQTKPALEEAKKGLAALDKQINTEKDKIQFVKINEDLKRLAVKIRRLDRIGS; encoded by the coding sequence ATGCGGCTTACTGTCCGCGTCGTCGCGGCACTGCTCTGCGTTTCCTTCGCAGGCGCCTGCTCCAAGGGGGATCCGAACGATCCCCAGACCTGGGTGAAGCAGCTCTCGGCGGAGGAGAAGGCCGCCAAGCTGGCAGCCCTCGAGAAGCTCGCCGATCTCGGTGACAAGAGCGTATCGTCCGCCATCGTCCCGCTGCTCCAGGAGGGTGGCGAGGTCAAGGTGCAGGCGGTCAAGACCCTGGCGAAGCTGGGCGATCCCGCCTCGGTGCCCGCCCTGATCGACGCCATCGATCTCGGCGTGGGCGCCGGCTCCGACCCCGCGATCAAGCGCGCCAACGAGGCCAACAAGGAGATCGCCGAGGCCCTCGCCGAGCTGGGCGACAAGTCCGCGGTGGAGCCCCTCTCGAAGCTGGCGGAGCGCTCCAAGGACTCCTACGCCAAGATCGCCGCGATCAACGCGCTGGGCGAGCTGGGCGACTCCAAGGCGGTGCCCAAGCTGGTCGAGATCGCCACCGACGAGGGCCTCGAGCCCTATGTCAACAAGAAGGCCGTCCAGGCCCTCGGCAACATCGGCGACCCGGGCGCGGTGCCTGCGATCAAGAAGATGCTCTTCCACGAGCGGAAGGGGATCTCCTTCTACTCGGAGAGCTCCTTCGCCGCCTACCAGATCGGCATCAAGGCAGCAGAGCCCCTCCTGGTCGTCCTCGAGGGCAAGGACGAATCGCTCAACAAGTGGGCGGACGAGCACGACATCTACCGCGAGGCGCTCTACGCCAAGGCGGCGCAGGTGCTCGGCGACCTCAACGAGGAGCGCGCGGTCCCGACCCTGATCAAATACCTGAACTACAGCCGCCCGGGCTCCGATCCGGACGCCATCGACCCCACCACCCTGATCGTTCGCCGCCAGGCCGCCGACGCCCTCTCCCGCATGCGGGTCAAGGGCGCCGTCGACACGCTGGTGAAGAACCTCAAGGAGGAGGAGGGCAACCTCCGCGCCGTCTACGCCGACGCCCTCGTGGCCATCGGCGACCGCAAGGCGCTCTCCGGCCTCGAGAGCTGCGCCCTCAAGGGCAACGTCCTCGACAAGTCGAACCACGCGCGCAAGGGCTGCTACGTCGCCCTTTCCCGCCTCGGTGACGAGAAGACCCTCGCCACCTGGGAGAAGTGGGAGAAGGCGGAGCCCGCAGCGTCGGTGAAGGGCTGCATGCGGGAGGTCGAGTACGACGACGCCAAGGGCAAGGAGGCGGCGCAGCAGCACTGCGACGAGCTCGGCGCCAACGTCGTGAAGATCCTCGCCGACAACAAGGCCCGCCTCGTCGCCTACAACGAGTGCAAGGCCGACGTCGCCTGCTGGAGCGGCAAGCTCAAGGACGAGAACCCGCTGGTTCGCGAGCGCGCCGCCATCGAGCTCGGCCACATCGCCGATCCCGCCTCGATGCCCGCGCTCCTGGCGGCCCTCGCCGACAAGAACCTCGAGGCACGCTTCGCCGCGATCATGGCGGTGGACTGGGTCGCCAGCCAGACGAAGCCCGCCCTCGAAGAGGCGAAGAAGGGGCTCGCCGCCCTCGACAAGCAGATCAACACGGAGAAGGACAAGATCCAGTTCGTGAAGATCAACGAGGATCTGAAGCGCCTCGCCGTGAAGATCCGCCGCCTCGATCGCATCGGCAGCTGA
- a CDS encoding two-component system sensor histidine kinase NtrB, which yields MAPPRRKSRGGRLFREALDAHPGPTLLVSRAGTVLHVNAAAEELLGLSGSRFGLRPVAALPRTGVALAELVARSVAERVSTQGEIDLGPPKGKVVATAAPLLKRSGVRAVVVRLREAQGRIDLEALAAGLAHEIKNPLAGLKGAAELMGDELAAGSPLRVYTELIAREAKRVDGLVQSLLDLTRPLPLELRPENVHAVIDDVLLLAKGLLPRGVAFERRFDPSLPEVELDRDSVQQVLLNLVKNAAEAMAGRQGAVVIETGIAPGMRVRVRGRTRQLLRIAVIDQGPGLPEGVELFTPFATDKPRGTGLGLVISRRIAEAHGGRLELRDRRDGGGAEAELLLPL from the coding sequence TTGGCGCCTCCTCGCAGGAAAAGCCGCGGCGGGCGCCTCTTTCGCGAAGCCCTCGACGCCCATCCCGGGCCGACGCTCCTCGTCTCCCGCGCCGGCACCGTGCTCCACGTCAACGCCGCTGCGGAGGAGCTGCTCGGCCTCTCGGGCAGCCGCTTCGGCCTGCGCCCGGTGGCGGCGCTGCCGCGAACCGGCGTGGCGCTGGCGGAGCTCGTCGCCCGCTCCGTCGCCGAGCGGGTGAGCACCCAGGGTGAGATCGATCTCGGGCCGCCGAAGGGCAAGGTGGTCGCCACCGCGGCGCCGCTGCTCAAGCGCAGCGGCGTGCGGGCGGTGGTGGTGCGGCTGCGCGAGGCGCAGGGGCGGATCGATCTCGAGGCGCTGGCTGCGGGCCTCGCCCACGAGATCAAGAACCCGCTGGCGGGACTCAAGGGCGCCGCGGAGCTGATGGGCGACGAGCTCGCGGCGGGCTCGCCGCTGCGGGTCTATACCGAGCTCATCGCCCGGGAGGCGAAGCGGGTGGACGGGCTGGTGCAGTCGCTCCTCGATCTCACCAGGCCGCTGCCGCTGGAGCTCCGGCCCGAGAACGTGCACGCCGTGATCGACGACGTGCTCCTCCTCGCGAAGGGCCTGCTGCCACGGGGCGTGGCCTTCGAGCGCCGCTTCGATCCCTCGCTGCCCGAGGTGGAGCTGGACCGCGATTCGGTGCAGCAGGTGCTGCTCAACCTGGTGAAGAACGCGGCGGAGGCGATGGCGGGGCGGCAGGGGGCGGTGGTGATCGAGACCGGGATCGCGCCTGGGATGCGGGTGCGGGTGCGGGGCAGGACGCGGCAGCTCCTGCGGATCGCGGTGATCGATCAGGGGCCGGGGCTTCCCGAGGGGGTGGAACTCTTCACGCCCTTCGCCACCGACAAGCCGCGGGGGACGGGGCTGGGCCTCGTGATCTCGCGGCGGATCGCCGAGGCCCACGGCGGCAGGCTCGAGCTCCGCGACCGCAGGGACGGCGGCGGAGCGGAGGCGGAGCTGCTGCTGCCGCTGTGA
- a CDS encoding AtpZ/AtpI family protein: MADHDDRDPDRRLAGLSGFARAMRAAEPYLQASWSLAGGVALGVIAGYFADKKLGTTPWLLVAGACLGMALGIYAFIKAILEAEKRQKPRR; this comes from the coding sequence GTGGCAGACCACGACGACCGCGATCCGGACAGGAGGCTTGCTGGGCTGTCCGGTTTCGCTCGTGCGATGCGAGCGGCCGAACCGTACCTGCAGGCTTCTTGGAGTCTTGCGGGCGGCGTCGCCCTCGGCGTGATTGCCGGGTACTTCGCCGACAAGAAGCTGGGCACGACCCCCTGGTTGCTGGTTGCAGGGGCGTGTCTCGGGATGGCGCTGGGAATCTACGCCTTCATCAAGGCGATCCTGGAAGCCGAGAAGCGGCAGAAACCGCGGAGGTAG
- a CDS encoding esterase/lipase family protein has translation MPTHHLYLVPGFFGFANLGDLAYFHHVRDVLLATLGERGLDVKIWPVETSPTASIRRRAAILLETIAATAGEGDDPIHVVGHSSGGLDARLLVTPGAALPTNHEVEPWAARVRSVVTVSTPHHGTPAAGFFASVLGQKLLEVLSLGTIYALRFGHVPIAALLKLGALTARLDEHVGFDHNVLDQIYGQLLADFTPERRETILGFLHEVRGDQALLPQITPEAMDVFNASTGDRPGVACGSVITWARAPGVGSTLAAGLDPYAQGTHALYSVMHRLSSRMKAVDLAPAQAAALVGAYGAVPPAASSDGMVPTHSQPWGEVIHATRADHLDVIGHYHDPQALPPHFDWLSSGSGFDRTRFLALWSDVAGFIAAAAAAAPAAASA, from the coding sequence ATGCCGACCCACCACCTCTATCTCGTCCCGGGCTTCTTCGGCTTCGCCAACCTCGGCGACCTCGCCTACTTCCACCACGTGCGCGACGTGCTCCTCGCCACCCTGGGCGAGCGCGGCCTCGACGTGAAGATCTGGCCGGTGGAGACCTCGCCCACCGCCTCGATCCGGCGCCGGGCTGCCATCCTCCTCGAGACCATCGCCGCCACCGCTGGCGAGGGGGACGATCCGATCCACGTCGTCGGCCACTCCAGCGGCGGCCTCGATGCGCGCCTGCTCGTCACCCCTGGCGCGGCGCTCCCCACCAACCACGAGGTGGAGCCCTGGGCCGCGCGGGTCCGCTCGGTGGTCACCGTCTCCACGCCCCACCACGGCACGCCCGCCGCCGGCTTCTTCGCCAGCGTCCTCGGGCAGAAGCTCCTCGAGGTTCTCTCGCTCGGGACCATCTACGCGCTGCGTTTCGGCCACGTGCCCATCGCCGCGCTGCTCAAGCTCGGCGCCCTCACCGCCCGCCTCGACGAGCACGTCGGCTTCGACCACAACGTCCTCGACCAGATCTACGGCCAGCTCCTCGCCGACTTCACCCCCGAGCGGCGGGAGACGATCCTCGGCTTCCTCCACGAGGTGCGCGGCGATCAGGCCCTCCTGCCGCAGATCACGCCGGAGGCGATGGACGTCTTCAACGCCTCGACCGGAGACCGGCCCGGCGTCGCCTGCGGCTCGGTGATCACCTGGGCCCGGGCGCCCGGCGTGGGCAGCACCCTCGCCGCGGGGCTCGACCCCTACGCCCAGGGAACCCACGCGCTCTACAGCGTGATGCACCGGCTCTCCTCGCGGATGAAGGCGGTGGATCTCGCGCCGGCGCAGGCAGCGGCGCTGGTGGGCGCGTACGGCGCGGTGCCGCCTGCAGCGTCGAGCGACGGCATGGTCCCCACGCACTCGCAGCCCTGGGGCGAGGTGATCCACGCCACGCGGGCGGACCACCTCGACGTCATCGGCCACTACCACGATCCGCAGGCGTTGCCGCCGCACTTCGACTGGCTCTCCAGCGGCAGCGGCTTCGACCGCACCCGCTTCCTCGCCTTGTGGAGCGACGTGGCCGGCTTCATCGCCGCCGCCGCCGCTGCCGCGCCCGCGGCAGCGAGCGCTTGA
- a CDS encoding DAPG hydrolase family protein, with amino-acid sequence MRPPLPTPIAIPWTMKPLASAQTRLEHLDDGRLRLSIVHDVLHGVTPSMLVWWFTHLEGVMELEGAHHERYRIWHPHDHVSLRYAKRSGAGIGPGSVFHITEYLGRNPDHLVDVHTRVERLDEGGFRHRPRVAGLSPLVMDYRFTRVPGGTLYENSLVLGFAHRAARPLNERLRRRFFPDAKGHAWLLHNVEEVGNLEFFLPRLIEAESGRGPTRVALPG; translated from the coding sequence ATGAGACCGCCCCTTCCCACGCCCATCGCGATCCCGTGGACGATGAAGCCCCTCGCTTCCGCGCAGACCCGCCTCGAACACCTCGACGATGGGCGTCTCCGTCTCTCCATCGTCCACGACGTGCTCCACGGTGTGACCCCGTCGATGCTGGTCTGGTGGTTCACCCATCTCGAAGGCGTGATGGAGCTCGAGGGCGCGCACCACGAGCGCTACCGGATCTGGCATCCCCACGATCACGTCTCGCTCCGCTATGCGAAGCGCTCGGGCGCAGGGATCGGCCCCGGCTCGGTCTTCCACATCACCGAGTACCTCGGGCGCAATCCCGATCACCTGGTCGACGTGCACACCCGCGTCGAACGCCTGGACGAAGGAGGCTTTCGCCACCGCCCGCGTGTCGCTGGGCTCTCGCCGCTCGTGATGGACTACCGCTTCACCCGCGTGCCCGGCGGCACCCTCTACGAGAATTCGCTCGTGCTCGGGTTTGCCCACCGCGCCGCGCGGCCGCTCAACGAGCGCCTGCGCCGGCGCTTCTTCCCTGACGCGAAGGGCCACGCCTGGCTGCTGCACAACGTCGAGGAGGTGGGCAACCTGGAGTTCTTCCTGCCCCGGCTGATCGAGGCCGAGTCGGGCCGGGGCCCGACCCGGGTGGCGCTGCCCGGCTGA
- the atpF gene encoding F0F1 ATP synthase subunit B: protein MTTFLLAAAGAGHKASIMDIHPGLTFWTIVTFIVVAIILRFTAWKPILAMLDERERTIREAIEGAKRERMEAERLLAEQKTAIADARREAAELVRKNQAEVEAARQTALAQAKKDAEALLSNARRTIDEERAKAIAEIRASAVDLAIVAAGRLLEANLDEQKQRQLAEDFLRKLPAQPRA, encoded by the coding sequence ATGACCACGTTCCTGCTCGCAGCAGCCGGCGCCGGCCACAAGGCGTCGATCATGGACATCCACCCGGGCCTGACCTTCTGGACGATCGTCACGTTCATCGTGGTGGCGATCATCCTGCGGTTCACCGCCTGGAAGCCCATCCTCGCCATGCTCGACGAGCGCGAGCGGACCATCCGCGAAGCGATCGAGGGCGCCAAGCGCGAGCGCATGGAGGCGGAGCGGCTGCTCGCCGAGCAGAAGACCGCCATCGCCGACGCACGCCGCGAGGCCGCCGAGCTGGTTCGCAAGAACCAGGCGGAGGTCGAGGCGGCACGCCAGACGGCGCTCGCACAGGCGAAGAAGGATGCGGAGGCGCTGCTCTCCAACGCCCGGCGTACCATCGACGAGGAGCGGGCCAAGGCCATCGCCGAGATCAGGGCGAGCGCCGTGGACCTGGCCATCGTTGCAGCCGGCCGGCTCCTCGAGGCCAACCTCGACGAGCAGAAGCAGCGGCAGCTGGCAGAGGACTTCCTCCGGAAGCTCCCCGCACAGCCGCGCGCTTGA
- a CDS encoding TIGR02147 family protein encodes MVPSVYDFLDYRQYLRAWYDAEKARLPAFSYRYFARKAGFASPNFLKLVIEGDRNLSLDSVDRFLEVLKLPEHEAVFFRDLVSWNQARNLAEKNLLFERVIASKRFQEWRKLDASRLEYLRHWYYPAIRELAAHPDFEADPDWIGPRLLTRISREEILRALRVLEDLGLLERDAGGKLGRGERTLSTGVRVQGDELKVTAKTFLRQMMEQASEALDAVPAALRDVGAITVAVKPETVAELKERIQRFRREMLERCDQDDGASEVYQVNIQLFPLTRKPKD; translated from the coding sequence ATGGTGCCCTCGGTCTACGACTTCCTCGACTACCGGCAGTACCTGCGCGCCTGGTACGACGCGGAGAAGGCCCGCCTTCCCGCGTTCAGCTACCGCTATTTCGCGCGGAAGGCGGGCTTCGCCTCGCCCAATTTCCTCAAGCTGGTGATCGAGGGCGACCGCAACCTCAGCCTCGACTCGGTGGATCGCTTCCTCGAGGTGCTCAAGCTCCCCGAGCACGAGGCGGTCTTCTTCCGGGACCTCGTCTCCTGGAACCAGGCCCGCAACCTCGCCGAGAAGAACCTGCTCTTCGAGCGGGTGATCGCCTCCAAGCGCTTCCAGGAGTGGCGCAAGCTCGACGCCTCGCGGCTCGAATACCTGCGCCACTGGTACTACCCGGCGATCCGCGAGCTCGCCGCCCACCCGGACTTCGAGGCGGATCCCGACTGGATCGGTCCGCGGCTCCTCACCCGGATCTCCCGCGAGGAGATCCTGCGGGCCCTGCGGGTCCTCGAGGATCTCGGCCTGCTCGAGCGCGACGCCGGCGGCAAGCTCGGCCGCGGCGAGCGCACGCTCTCCACCGGCGTGCGGGTGCAGGGCGACGAGCTCAAGGTCACCGCCAAGACCTTCCTCCGGCAGATGATGGAGCAGGCCTCCGAGGCCCTCGACGCAGTCCCGGCGGCGCTCCGCGACGTCGGCGCGATCACCGTGGCGGTGAAGCCCGAGACGGTGGCGGAGCTCAAAGAGCGCATCCAGCGCTTCCGTCGTGAGATGCTCGAGCGCTGCGACCAGGACGACGGGGCGAGCGAGGTCTACCAGGTCAACATCCAGCTCTTCCCGCTCACCCGGAAGCCGAAGGATTAG
- the atpB gene encoding F0F1 ATP synthase subunit A translates to MGALVRTTTIALAAMALILGISPVALAQEGAPAEARPLAQIDSNVGLPTETPEVGATSSVPDVVFHHVTDGREIAFENPINGATATFHLPTWVVNVGGTAIDLSPTRHLIFMWLAAAILVLVLSLAARKRSIVPRGFYSVVETLVRFVREELAVKNIGEHHADHYVGYLCTAFFFIFTMNLLGLVPYSATATGNLAVTAGLALLTFAVTLYAGMREQGVAGFWLHIVPSGVPVWLYPIMIPVELLGLLTKPFALAVRLFANMAAGHIVLFFLLALIFLLPAVGAFIAPVSVAFAAGIYLLELFVALLQAYIFTMLSALFIGMASHPH, encoded by the coding sequence ATGGGCGCCCTCGTTCGCACGACGACGATCGCACTCGCAGCCATGGCGCTGATCCTCGGTATTTCTCCTGTTGCCTTGGCACAGGAGGGTGCTCCCGCCGAGGCTCGTCCGCTGGCGCAGATCGACTCGAACGTCGGTCTCCCCACCGAGACCCCCGAGGTCGGTGCCACCTCCTCGGTGCCCGACGTCGTCTTCCACCACGTGACCGACGGCCGCGAGATCGCGTTCGAGAACCCGATCAACGGCGCCACCGCGACCTTCCACCTCCCGACCTGGGTGGTGAACGTCGGCGGCACCGCGATCGACCTCTCGCCGACGCGCCACTTGATCTTCATGTGGCTGGCGGCAGCGATCCTCGTGCTCGTCCTCTCGCTGGCTGCGCGCAAGCGGAGCATCGTGCCGCGCGGCTTCTACTCGGTGGTCGAGACCCTCGTCCGCTTCGTCCGCGAGGAGCTCGCGGTGAAGAACATCGGCGAGCACCACGCCGACCATTACGTCGGCTATCTCTGCACCGCGTTCTTCTTCATCTTCACGATGAACCTGCTCGGCCTGGTGCCCTACAGCGCCACCGCCACCGGCAACCTCGCGGTCACCGCGGGCCTCGCGCTGCTGACCTTCGCCGTCACGCTCTACGCCGGTATGCGGGAGCAGGGCGTCGCGGGCTTCTGGCTGCACATCGTACCCTCGGGCGTCCCGGTGTGGCTCTACCCGATCATGATTCCGGTGGAGCTCCTCGGCCTGCTCACCAAGCCCTTCGCACTGGCGGTTCGTCTCTTCGCCAATATGGCCGCAGGGCACATCGTCCTCTTCTTCCTGCTCGCGCTGATCTTCCTGCTTCCCGCAGTGGGCGCCTTCATCGCGCCGGTCTCCGTGGCTTTTGCCGCGGGCATCTATCTGCTCGAGCTCTTCGTCGCCCTGCTGCAGGCGTACATCTTCACGATGTTGTCTGCGCTCTTCATCGGTATGGCTTCGCACCCGCACTAA
- a CDS encoding P-II family nitrogen regulator, producing the protein MKKIEAIVKPFKLDEVKEALAEVGVAGLTVIEAKGFGRQKGHTELYRGAEYVVDFLPKVKIEVVVADHQVHAVVEAIQNAARTGRIGDGKIFVLPVDEVIRIRTGERGEEAL; encoded by the coding sequence ATGAAGAAGATCGAGGCCATCGTCAAGCCCTTCAAACTGGACGAGGTGAAGGAAGCCCTCGCCGAGGTGGGCGTGGCCGGCCTCACCGTGATCGAGGCGAAGGGCTTCGGCAGGCAGAAGGGCCACACCGAGCTCTACCGGGGCGCGGAGTACGTGGTCGACTTCCTCCCCAAGGTGAAGATCGAGGTGGTCGTCGCCGATCACCAGGTCCACGCGGTGGTGGAGGCGATCCAGAACGCTGCCCGCACCGGACGCATCGGCGACGGCAAGATCTTCGTGCTCCCGGTGGACGAGGTGATCCGCATCCGCACCGGCGAGCGGGGCGAAGAGGCGCTGTAG